CCGGTTATCAGTTAAAAAAAGGTGTGGGTTGTCGTGAAGGATTTTGTGGAGCTTGTGCTACTGTTTTTAGAGAAAAAGGAAATTATAAATTACAAAGTGGGCTTGCTTGTCAAACAGTTGTGACTGATGGAATGTTGTTGGTACAAATTCCATTTGTTCCTGCAGAAAAACCAATTTACGATATGGATGAAATTACACCTGATATCAATACTATCAAAGAATTATTTCCAACCGTTTCTCGTTGTGTA
This genomic interval from Bacteroidota bacterium contains the following:
- a CDS encoding 2Fe-2S iron-sulfur cluster binding domain-containing protein, with the protein product MSDKRKMLSVFIMGEAHEVPEGSTILTAFEYAGYQLKKGVGCREGFCGACATVFREKGNYKLQSGLACQTVVTDGMLLVQIPFVPAEKPIYDMDEITPDINTIKELFPTVSRCV